In one Coccinella septempunctata chromosome 6, icCocSept1.1, whole genome shotgun sequence genomic region, the following are encoded:
- the LOC123315582 gene encoding sorbitol dehydrogenase-like, with protein MAKDNLSAVLYGIDDMRLEQRPIPKPKDNEVLLKMEVVGICGSDVHYLTKGRIGPFVVEKPMVIGHEASGQVVEVGKNVDCLKPGDRVAIEPGVPCRKCTYCKEGRYHLCPKIFFCATPPDDGNLSRYYCHAADFCHKLPDNMSFEEGALMEPLSVGVHACRRANVSVGSTVLILGAGPIGLVTLLAAKAFGASKVLITDLVDIRLKKAKEMGADHVFKIEKDMTEDSIVKVIKDTMGEAPVISLDCTGVELCVRVALKATKTGGTVVLVGMGKDEQTVPLTSALIQEIDIKGVFRYCNDYPLSIEMVKTGKINVKPLITHQFKMEETSKAFQTAISGEGNPIKILIYPNKTDAPTKYY; from the exons ATGGCTAAAGATAACCTAAGTGCTGTGCTCTACGGCATCGACGATATGAGGCTG GAACAAAGACCTATTCCGAAACCGAAGGATAATG AGGTACTTCTTAAGATGGAAGTGGTGGGAATTTGTGGATCAGACGTTCACTACCTCACCAAGGGAAGAATTGGACCTTTCGTGGTGGAAAAACCGATGGTCATTG GTCACGAAGCTTCTGGACAAGTGGTTGAAGTTGGGAAAAATGTTGACTGTTTAAAGCCAG GAGATAGAGTAGCTATTGAACCTGGAGTACCATGCCGCAAGTGTACATACTGCAAAGAAGGAAGGTATCACTTGTGTCCAAAGATATTCTTCTGTGCCACCCCTCCAGACGATGGCAATTTATCCAGATATTATTGTCACGCAGCAGACTTTTGTCACAA ATTGCCTGACAACATGTCGTTTGAAGAGGGTGCTCTGATGGAACCATTATCAGTTGGTGTCCACGCATGTAGGAGAGCAAATGTTTCTGTGGGATCAACTGTGTTGATTCTTGGTGCAGGTCCAATAGGCCTTGTAACTCTGCTCGCAGCCAAAGCTTTTGGAGCATCTAAAGTGTTGATAACAG atttggtCGACATCCGTTTGAAGAAAGCCAAGGAAATGGGAGCCGATCATGTTTTCAAAATCGAGAAGGATATGACAGAAGATAGTATTGTGAAGGTTATCAAGGATACAATGGGCGAGGCACCTGTAATCAGTTTAGATTGTACGGGGGTTGAATTGTGTGTGAGAGTTGCTTTGAAG GCAACAAAAACTGGAGGAACAGTTGTTCTTGTGGGAATGGGCAAAGACGAACAGACAGTTCCACTGACTTCTGCCCTTATTCAAGAAATTGATATCAAAGGAGTCTTCAGATATTGCAATGA CTACCCATTATCCATCGAAATGGTCAAGACTGGAAAAATAAATGTAAAGCCACTGATTACTCATCAGTTCAAGATGGAAGAAACGTCAAAAGCATTCCAAACCGCTATTAGTGGGGAAGGAAATCCAATCAAGATTTTGATCTACCCAAACAAGACTGATGCGCCCACTAAATATTATTAA